The Deinococcota bacterium genome contains a region encoding:
- a CDS encoding DUF2207 domain-containing protein, which yields MVLLSFATAQRYEWRNVEQRVELLASGEVIVDDVRTLWTDEDFGEAYIEIRLAPGQRVELLEGSGAVGPGPSAEAYQQATPGGQELVVRQEERISERRVRFYYRLSGSLDAYSDVVQWYWNMVGREDVTVAGYSLEVLAPGPMAAPYDAFVHRYGNPESPRVSLSTDRSRLGVEFDRVPGSDGVEIRYLMDPALFTVQGSQPGLERLLRDEARIAGLDAARRSPWWGAVGLVLLILLVLGVTRAYLRYGREPDVGSTMHYPFEPPSDLPPAAVTAFGHQLSSSVPSGPAFKATIMDLARRGYGAFEPKGRKFEMSLNLEKDDYELEPFEREVLDYLKKAAASGGAQDRLESDTLKKYSEKHGSSFLQAWGKKPRTWLEKRLGGPLTTPESRRATYVWMGVTALFLVLFVIGAALTLGLPRYLLIACAVLCPVLFIVIALIMPSWRPEVAREAYGWQGFKRTLSDYTRMKDAPDDFFVLWDRYYCYAAAMGVAEKFLRNLRRAMPMRKLDEGAIVSRAGWLGASSLDSTNFAGISRSVSTLSQSLSSVSASSGGSVSGGGGGGGGGGGGGR from the coding sequence GTGGTCCTGTTGTCGTTCGCCACCGCGCAGCGTTATGAGTGGCGCAATGTCGAGCAACGCGTCGAACTCCTAGCGAGCGGCGAGGTTATCGTCGACGACGTGCGGACACTTTGGACCGATGAGGACTTCGGCGAGGCTTACATCGAAATCAGGCTCGCACCCGGGCAGAGGGTGGAACTCCTGGAAGGTTCGGGCGCTGTCGGCCCGGGCCCGTCCGCCGAAGCCTACCAGCAGGCCACCCCAGGCGGGCAGGAACTGGTGGTGCGCCAGGAAGAGCGCATCTCCGAGAGGCGGGTGCGCTTTTACTACCGCCTGAGCGGCTCGCTCGACGCCTACAGCGATGTGGTGCAGTGGTACTGGAACATGGTGGGCCGAGAGGACGTCACGGTAGCTGGCTACAGCCTCGAGGTCCTCGCTCCCGGACCCATGGCAGCACCTTACGACGCGTTCGTCCACCGCTACGGCAACCCCGAAAGCCCACGTGTTTCTCTCTCCACAGACCGCTCCCGCCTTGGGGTCGAGTTCGACCGCGTCCCCGGTTCGGACGGTGTGGAGATTCGCTACCTTATGGACCCGGCGCTCTTTACCGTGCAAGGAAGTCAACCTGGGCTCGAGCGCCTTCTGCGTGATGAGGCACGCATCGCTGGCCTCGACGCCGCCAGGCGCTCGCCCTGGTGGGGCGCAGTGGGTCTTGTTTTGCTGATATTGCTCGTCCTGGGGGTCACCCGCGCTTACCTGCGTTACGGCCGCGAGCCAGACGTGGGTTCCACCATGCACTATCCCTTCGAGCCACCAAGTGACCTTCCGCCCGCAGCCGTCACCGCCTTTGGTCATCAGCTCAGCTCGAGCGTTCCCAGCGGTCCTGCCTTTAAAGCAACCATCATGGACCTCGCTAGGCGCGGCTACGGCGCCTTTGAGCCTAAAGGGCGCAAGTTCGAGATGAGCCTCAACCTGGAGAAGGACGACTACGAGCTCGAGCCCTTCGAGCGCGAGGTGCTCGACTACCTCAAGAAGGCAGCCGCTAGTGGGGGTGCGCAAGACAGGCTGGAGTCTGACACCCTCAAGAAGTACTCGGAGAAGCACGGCAGCAGCTTTTTACAAGCCTGGGGCAAGAAGCCTCGCACCTGGCTGGAGAAGCGTTTGGGTGGCCCACTCACCACGCCTGAGAGCAGGCGCGCCACTTACGTCTGGATGGGGGTAACCGCGCTGTTCCTCGTTCTCTTCGTGATCGGTGCGGCCCTCACCTTGGGACTGCCGCGTTACCTGCTTATCGCCTGCGCTGTCCTCTGCCCGGTGCTCTTTATCGTCATCGCCTTGATTATGCCGTCGTGGCGCCCTGAAGTGGCCAGGGAGGCGTACGGCTGGCAGGGCTTTAAACGCACCCTCTCGGACTACACCCGTATGAAGGATGCGCCCGACGATTTCTTCGTGCTCTGGGACCGCTACTACTGTTACGCCGCCGCGATGGGTGTGGCGGAAAAGTTCTTGCGCAACTTGCGTCGCGCCATGCCCATGCGCAAGCTCGATGAAGGGGCTATCGTCAGCCGCGCGGGCTGGCTGGGCGCCAGCTCCCTCGACAGCACGAACTTCGCGGGCATCTCGCGATCGGTGAGCACCCTCAGCCAGTCGCTCAGCAGCGTCTCGGCGTCCTCGGGCGGATCGGTCAGCGGGGGCGGGGGCGGAGGGGGCGGTGGTGGTGGAGGGGGGCGCTAG